The proteins below come from a single Zea mays cultivar B73 chromosome 8, Zm-B73-REFERENCE-NAM-5.0, whole genome shotgun sequence genomic window:
- the LOC100280967 gene encoding ARR1 protein-like isoform X1, with translation MGEEAVDDYELHMVCYGSDEDERVMEWESGLPGADELTPLSQPLVPPGLAAAFRIPPEPGRTLLDLHRASEATVARLRRAPPSSPGTSSSPHGHQEARGGEGADSAAATTTNSNRRPRLVWTPQLHKRFVDVVAHLGIKKAVPKTIMELMNVEGLTRENVASHLQKYRLYVKRMRGQGPSPSDHIFAPTPVHGVAVGMVPMVSGQAYHYLYNGGGGGDR, from the coding sequence ATGGGCGAGGAGGCGGTGGACGACTACGAGCTCCACATGGTGTGCTACGGCAGCGACGAGGACGAGCGCGTGATGGAGTGGGAGTCGGGGCTCCCTGGCGCCGACGAGCTGACCCCGCTCTCGCAGCCGCTGGTGCCGCCGGGGCTGGCCGCGGCGTTCCGCATCCCGCCGGAGCCCGGGCGCACCCTGCTGGACCTGCACCGAGCGTCCGAAGCCACGGTGGCGCGGCTGCGGCGCGCGCCGCCGTCGTCGCCGGGCACCTCCTCCTCCCCCCACGGCCACCAGGAGGCGAGGGGGGGCGAAGGGGcggactcggcggcggcgactacCACGAACAGCAACAGACGGCCCCGGCTGGTTTGGACGCCGCAGCTGCACAAGCGGTTCGTGGACGTGGTGGCGCACCTGGGGATCAAGAAGGCGGTGCCCAAGACCATCATGGAGCTGATGAACGTGGAAGGTCTGACGCGGGAGAACGTGGCCAGCCACCTGCAGAAGTACCGGTTGTACGTGAAGCGGATGCGGGGGCAGGGTCCGTCCCCGTCCGACCACATCTTCGCACCCACACCGGTGCACGGCGTCGCCGTCGGCATGGTGCCCATGGTCAGCGGCCAGGCGTACCACTACCTGTACaacggaggagggggaggagacaGATGA
- the LOC100280967 gene encoding ARR1 protein-like (The RefSeq protein has 1 substitution compared to this genomic sequence), whose product MGEEAVDDYELHMVCYGSDEDERVMEWESGLPGADELTPLSQPLVPPGLAAAFRIPPEPGRTLLDLHRASEATVARLRRAPPSSPGTSSSPHGHQEARGGEGADSAAATTTNSNRRPRLVWTPQLHKRFVDVVAHLGIKKAVPKTIIELMNVEGLTRENVASHLQKYRLYVKRMRGQGPSPSDHIFAPTPVHGVAVGMVPMVSGQAYHYLYNGGGGGDR is encoded by the coding sequence ATGGGCGAGGAGGCGGTGGACGACTACGAGCTCCACATGGTGTGCTACGGCAGCGACGAGGACGAGCGCGTGATGGAGTGGGAGTCGGGGCTCCCTGGCGCCGACGAGCTGACCCCGCTCTCGCAGCCGCTGGTGCCGCCGGGGCTGGCCGCGGCGTTCCGCATCCCGCCGGAGCCCGGGCGCACCCTGCTGGACCTGCACCGAGCGTCCGAAGCCACGGTGGCGCGGCTGCGGCGCGCGCCGCCGTCGTCGCCGGGCACCTCCTCCTCCCCCCACGGCCACCAGGAGGCGAGGGGGGGCGAAGGGGcggactcggcggcggcgactacCACGAACAGCAACAGACGGCCCCGGCTGGTTTGGACGCCGCAGCTGCACAAGCGGTTCGTGGACGTGGTGGCGCACCTGGGGATCAAGAAGGCGGTGCCCAAGACCATCATGGAGCTGATGAACGTGGAAGGTCTGACGCGGGAGAACGTGGCCAGCCACCTGCAGAAGTACCGGTTGTACGTGAAGCGGATGCGGGGGCAGGGTCCGTCCCCGTCCGACCACATCTTCGCACCCACACCGGTGCACGGCGTCGCCGTCGGCATGGTGCCCATGGTCAGCGGCCAGGCGTACCACTACCTGTACaacggaggagggggaggagacaGATGA
- the LOC100273958 gene encoding LOW QUALITY PROTEIN: cytochrome b5 (The sequence of the model RefSeq protein was modified relative to this genomic sequence to represent the inferred CDS: deleted 1 base in 1 codon), with product MTGGSSSIFPTYYFLCSRSPSSDRIHSKQQQPAAGSPRLRLLHPDRQQRKTRMSGSKVYTLEEVAKHNTKDDCWLVIGGKVYNVTKFLEDHPGGDDVLLSSTAKDATDDFEDVGHSSTARAMMDEYLVGEIDAATIPTKVKYTPPKQPHYNQDKTQEFVIKILQFLVPLAILGLAVAVRMYTKSESA from the exons ATGACTGGTGGGTCCTCCTCCATTTTCCCCACCTACTACTTCCTCTGCTCGCGG TCGCCTTCGTCGGATCGGATCCACAGCAAGCAGCAACAGCCTGCAGCCGGCAGTCCTCGCCTCCGCCTCCTCCACCCTGACCGTCAACAGAGGAAGACGAGGATGTCGGGATCCAAGGTGTACACCCTCGAGGAGGTGGCTAAGCACAACACCAAGGACGACTGCTGGCTCGTCATCGGCGGCAAG GTGTACAATGTGACCAAGTTTCTGGAGGATCACCCTGGAGGCGATGATGTTCTGCTGTCTTCCACTG CCAAGGATGCTACCGATGATTTCGAAGATGTGGGGCACAGCAGCACTGCCCGTGCAATGATGGACGAGTACTTAGTGGGTGAGATTGATGCAGCCACGATACCCACCAAGGTGAAGTACACGCCCCCCAAGCAGCCGCACTACAACCAGGACAAGACCCAGGAGTTCGTCATCAAGATCCTCCAGTTTTTGGTCCCCCTCGCAATACTGGGTCTGGCCGTCGCTGTAAGGATGTACACCAAGTCGGAATCTGCCTAG